A genomic segment from Micromonospora echinaurantiaca encodes:
- a CDS encoding DUF4132 domain-containing protein, whose amino-acid sequence MASGVGLGWSVVRRLIWEVPDPSGRWRPVLPTGDGFAELDGTAVPEPDPDVAIRLWHPLHASVEEIRRWRDELTDRELRQPFKQAFREVYLLTPAEQQTETYSNRFAAHIVHYRQLYALMRGRGWTCSRLGPWDGGDTDDAYRVLPGGAWRVGFRHDYRDEQPDGVECASTDRVWFDRRAGGAWRTAPLADVPAIVLSEALRDVDLFVSVTSIAADPHWMDCGDDLHADYWRQASHAELTATAQTRRAALERIIPRTKLADRCELTERHLVVRGQLNTYRIHLGSGNILMEPANTYLCIVPARRGPQESVFLPFEDDRLALILSKAFLLAEDARITDPLIVAQLRAAR is encoded by the coding sequence GTGGCATCTGGAGTCGGTCTCGGGTGGAGCGTGGTGCGGCGCCTGATCTGGGAGGTGCCGGACCCTTCCGGCCGGTGGCGGCCGGTGCTGCCCACCGGCGACGGGTTCGCGGAACTGGACGGCACCGCCGTGCCCGAGCCCGACCCGGACGTCGCGATCCGCCTGTGGCACCCGCTGCACGCGTCGGTCGAGGAGATCCGGCGCTGGCGCGACGAGCTCACCGACCGCGAGCTGCGGCAGCCGTTCAAGCAGGCGTTCCGGGAGGTCTACCTGCTGACGCCGGCCGAACAGCAGACGGAGACCTACTCCAACCGGTTCGCCGCGCACATCGTCCACTACCGGCAGCTGTACGCGCTGATGCGGGGCCGCGGCTGGACGTGTTCCCGGCTCGGGCCGTGGGACGGCGGGGACACCGACGACGCGTACCGGGTGCTGCCCGGCGGGGCCTGGCGGGTCGGGTTCCGGCACGACTACCGCGACGAACAGCCGGACGGCGTGGAGTGCGCCAGCACCGACCGGGTGTGGTTCGATCGCCGGGCCGGCGGCGCCTGGCGCACCGCGCCGCTGGCCGACGTGCCGGCCATCGTGCTCAGCGAGGCCCTGCGCGACGTGGACCTGTTCGTGTCGGTGACCTCGATCGCCGCCGATCCACACTGGATGGACTGCGGCGACGACCTCCACGCCGACTACTGGCGCCAGGCGAGCCACGCCGAGCTGACGGCGACGGCGCAGACCCGGCGGGCCGCGCTGGAGCGGATCATCCCGCGGACGAAGCTCGCCGACCGGTGCGAGCTGACCGAGCGGCATCTCGTCGTACGGGGACAGCTGAACACCTACCGGATCCACCTGGGCAGCGGGAACATCCTGATGGAGCCGGCCAACACGTACCTCTGCATCGTGCCGGCCCGGCGCGGACCGCAGGAGTCGGTCTTCCTGCCGTTCGAGGACGACCGGCTGGCGCTGATCCTCAGCAAGGCGTTCCTGCTCGCCGAGGACGCCCGGATCACCGACCCGTTGATCGTGGCCCAGCTGCGCGCCGCCCGCTGA
- a CDS encoding PKD domain-containing protein, whose protein sequence is MVRRTAARLAVAVTGAIALVVGTQTAAVAAPTNDDYSAAIAVESLPFTTTIDTSAATSDETDPTGCYNNGSVWFSFTPTRDMRIQADTIGSDYDTALSAWTGDQGSLTQVACNDNYYSQHSRVALAVTAGTTYRFMAGYCCGNGRDGGGSLRFSITEVRPPANDDFAGAIPVGALPYANTQDYQAATPETGEPSSCFTPTTTAWYSYTATTTGSVTARTDPGYAGIAVYTGTSLANLARVGCSEVYSYRPLTFRAEAGRTYLFQVAAAGINQHTFQLDVAPPPTVEFYYYPDEPSSFDAIPFSSSVGDYAAGGGISSYAWDFGDGTTSTEANPVHRLPADGDYPVRLTVGTPDGRSASVAHVVRVRTHDVAIVGLTAPAKARVGQSITVEVDVRNTRYEETVQVSLYRSTASGGYDLIGSSTKPVPVKDTGKTTRFSFTYTVTSADLALGKLTLRATADPSPNRDALLVDNELISTPIVIR, encoded by the coding sequence GTGGTCAGACGAACTGCCGCACGGCTCGCCGTCGCGGTCACGGGGGCGATCGCTCTGGTGGTCGGGACACAGACCGCGGCCGTCGCCGCACCCACCAACGACGACTACTCCGCCGCCATCGCGGTGGAGTCGCTTCCCTTCACCACCACCATCGACACCAGCGCCGCCACGTCGGACGAGACCGACCCGACCGGCTGCTACAACAACGGATCAGTGTGGTTCAGCTTCACCCCGACCCGCGACATGCGCATCCAGGCCGACACCATCGGCAGCGACTACGACACCGCGCTGTCCGCCTGGACCGGCGACCAGGGCTCGCTCACCCAGGTGGCCTGCAACGACAACTACTACAGCCAGCACTCGCGGGTCGCCCTCGCCGTGACCGCCGGCACCACCTACCGCTTCATGGCCGGATACTGCTGCGGCAACGGTCGCGACGGGGGCGGCTCACTCCGATTCTCGATCACCGAGGTCCGCCCGCCGGCGAACGACGACTTCGCCGGCGCGATCCCGGTCGGCGCCCTGCCGTACGCGAACACGCAGGACTACCAGGCAGCCACCCCGGAGACCGGCGAGCCGTCGTCCTGCTTCACCCCGACGACGACGGCCTGGTACTCGTACACGGCGACGACCACCGGCTCGGTCACCGCCCGGACCGACCCGGGCTACGCCGGCATCGCCGTCTACACCGGCACCTCGCTGGCCAACCTGGCCCGGGTCGGCTGCAGCGAGGTCTACAGCTACCGGCCGCTGACCTTCCGGGCGGAGGCGGGCCGGACGTACCTGTTCCAGGTCGCGGCGGCCGGCATCAACCAGCACACCTTCCAGCTCGACGTCGCGCCGCCGCCCACCGTCGAGTTCTACTACTACCCGGACGAGCCCAGCTCGTTCGACGCTATCCCGTTCAGCAGTTCGGTCGGTGACTACGCGGCGGGAGGAGGCATCTCGTCCTACGCCTGGGACTTCGGTGACGGAACGACCTCCACCGAAGCGAACCCGGTCCACCGGCTGCCGGCCGACGGCGACTACCCGGTCCGACTGACGGTGGGCACGCCCGACGGACGGAGCGCGTCCGTCGCCCACGTGGTCCGGGTACGCACCCACGACGTCGCGATCGTCGGGCTGACGGCGCCCGCGAAGGCGCGGGTCGGGCAGAGCATCACGGTCGAGGTCGACGTCCGGAACACCCGGTACGAGGAGACCGTGCAGGTGTCGCTCTACCGGAGCACCGCGTCGGGGGGCTACGACCTGATCGGGTCGTCCACCAAGCCGGTCCCGGTCAAGGACACCGGCAAGACCACCCGCTTCTCGTTCACCTACACCGTCACCAGCGCGGATCTCGCCCTCGGGAAGCTCACGCTCCGGGCCACGGCCGATCCGAGCCCGAACCGGGACGCCCTCCTGGTGGACAACGAACTGATCTCCACTCCGATCGTCATCAGGTGA
- a CDS encoding nucleotidyltransferase domain-containing protein produces the protein MIEELTRRYLDAVDQALPGYVSSLYVVGSAALGAWQARASDVDTVILTSRPATDDDLVRLAKVHAGMPRPPHLDGVYLDPAVARSWPTDRPVVPFVVDGELRTDQPCGELTPVLWLTLRRYGIPVRGPAAAELGIRVDPEQLRRYNLDNLREYWQRRAATFPTELAEVAPDMIVDPGIVTWFVLGPARSHYTLTHDDVISKATAGVYLAQLFPEYADLAHRAVRWRAGAAEQFTATDLAAAGDSVHAVADDAWRRFDD, from the coding sequence GTGATCGAGGAGCTGACCCGCCGGTACCTCGACGCGGTCGATCAGGCCCTGCCCGGCTACGTCAGCAGCCTCTACGTCGTCGGCTCCGCCGCCCTCGGCGCCTGGCAGGCCCGCGCCAGTGACGTCGACACGGTGATCCTGACCTCGCGTCCGGCAACGGACGACGACCTCGTCCGGCTCGCCAAGGTGCATGCCGGGATGCCCCGGCCACCCCACCTCGACGGGGTCTACCTCGACCCCGCGGTGGCCCGCTCCTGGCCGACCGACCGGCCGGTCGTGCCCTTCGTGGTCGACGGTGAACTCCGGACCGACCAGCCCTGCGGCGAGCTGACACCCGTGCTGTGGCTGACCCTGCGGCGGTACGGCATCCCGGTCCGCGGCCCGGCCGCCGCGGAGCTGGGAATCCGGGTCGACCCGGAGCAGCTGCGCCGCTACAACCTCGACAACCTGCGGGAGTACTGGCAGCGGCGCGCCGCCACCTTCCCGACCGAACTGGCCGAGGTGGCCCCCGACATGATCGTGGACCCGGGGATCGTGACCTGGTTCGTGCTGGGCCCGGCGCGCTCGCACTACACGCTGACCCACGACGACGTCATCTCGAAGGCCACGGCCGGCGTATACCTCGCCCAACTCTTCCCCGAGTACGCCGACCTCGCGCACCGGGCCGTCCGCTGGCGCGCGGGCGCGGCGGAACAGTTCACCGCCACCGACCTGGCCGCCGCCGGCGACAGTGTGCACGCGGTGGCCGACGACGCCTGGCGTCGCTTCGACGACTGA
- a CDS encoding MFS transporter, whose product MNAVRPPLWRDRNFGTYWVAQSLSAAGDAFAYLAVPLLVLHATGSVAQMGLLTAVAGAASVGAGVFGGVLVDRYDRRTLMIAADLARLILYSLIPLAWLAGPQVWLLFVVLPICEAAGMVFQVAAVTAVRNLVDRDRITEANGRLQATYALAAVGGPLLAGVVSAQFGPTAAIAINAASFALSAAGLWLVRLRKADDGAATASTGRLAEFLAGARFLWRQPVLRSLTVLLSVFIFLTYGFTDVLVYHVKHDLGGSDRTVGIVLGLAALGTIAGALLVAPLRRRRGFGVTWVGALSTCGLAIVGIGLVGNVPAVTVLTAVYLCGVSVGGICSMSLRQEITPDHLLGRVTSAFWSTHYSLGPAGAAVLTWAAGRYGVTAVALVAGTGCLLVAISGLFTPIRRAGSEPAAHEPALAPAVSREAA is encoded by the coding sequence ATGAACGCGGTCCGGCCTCCCCTGTGGCGTGACCGCAACTTCGGCACGTACTGGGTCGCGCAGTCGCTCTCCGCCGCCGGCGACGCGTTCGCCTACCTGGCGGTGCCGCTGCTCGTGCTGCACGCCACCGGATCGGTCGCCCAGATGGGCCTGCTCACCGCGGTCGCCGGTGCCGCCTCCGTCGGCGCGGGCGTCTTCGGCGGCGTCCTGGTCGACCGGTACGACCGGCGCACCCTGATGATCGCCGCCGACCTGGCCCGGCTGATCCTCTACAGCCTCATCCCGCTGGCCTGGCTCGCCGGCCCGCAGGTCTGGCTGCTCTTCGTCGTCCTGCCGATCTGCGAAGCCGCCGGCATGGTGTTCCAGGTCGCCGCGGTCACCGCCGTCCGCAACCTGGTCGACCGCGACCGGATCACCGAGGCCAACGGCCGCCTACAGGCAACCTACGCGCTGGCCGCCGTGGGTGGGCCGCTGCTCGCCGGCGTGGTGTCCGCCCAGTTCGGCCCGACGGCGGCCATCGCCATCAACGCGGCCAGCTTCGCCCTGTCGGCCGCCGGCCTCTGGCTGGTTCGACTCCGCAAGGCCGACGACGGTGCGGCGACCGCCAGCACCGGGCGGCTCGCCGAGTTCCTGGCCGGCGCCCGGTTCCTCTGGCGTCAGCCCGTGCTGCGCTCGCTGACCGTGCTGCTGTCGGTCTTCATCTTCCTGACGTACGGCTTCACCGACGTGCTCGTCTACCACGTCAAGCACGACCTCGGCGGCTCCGACCGCACCGTCGGCATCGTGCTCGGCCTGGCGGCGTTGGGCACCATCGCCGGGGCGCTGCTGGTCGCGCCGCTGCGCCGCCGGCGCGGCTTCGGCGTCACCTGGGTCGGCGCCCTCTCCACCTGCGGCCTGGCCATCGTGGGCATCGGCCTGGTCGGGAACGTGCCCGCCGTCACCGTGCTCACCGCGGTGTACCTGTGCGGTGTCAGCGTGGGCGGGATCTGCTCCATGTCGTTGCGCCAGGAGATCACGCCCGACCACCTGCTCGGCCGGGTCACCTCGGCGTTCTGGAGCACGCACTACTCGCTCGGGCCGGCCGGTGCGGCCGTGCTGACCTGGGCCGCCGGCCGGTACGGCGTCACCGCTGTCGCCCTGGTCGCGGGCACCGGCTGCCTGCTGGTGGCGATCAGCGGGCTGTTCACGCCGATCCGCCGGGCCGGCTCGGAGCCGGCCGCCCACGAGCCGGCCCTCGCGCCGGCCGTCTCCCGCGAAGCCGCCTGA
- a CDS encoding transglutaminaseTgpA domain-containing protein — protein MGRGAPVVTLTGPPAADATTDAPREPGGPDRPVTTRLGRFLRAVPVPLALVAMIGLAGVVLGRVYAGGVLTALVLGAAVGSVLVSVAARRLPSWLVAPISVLAMAGWTAWSLRHTATRAELPGGFAEVAADAARNGIPRLLTAMIPVEPTPDTVLVPLVAAWLAGLAGAEVALRAGRVLLGYLPPLLLYAGALYVVGPNADPAIRPTLALVAVAVLGLAVSAQPSTAGGDPAAGLAPAVRTAVRARLAAASAAGVAVVVALAALLGPLVAARVQDRPVDPRRYVEPPQVETLDENPLIRISGWALNPEQKLLDVRTERPAGPTAAPPPTGDAAGDGEPAEELALRIRLAVLSDYDGVTWRVGATYRNAGRILPAAAPAQDSTVETVRQEITVADLTGRLLPAVATPREVTGARVAYDPATGTLIRPEGLSPGLRYTVTSERERPDVNLLATANVPAGDQVARVLRVADGVPEPLRRLATQLAEENGAPYARALAVEQFLAEHYRLVADAPSGHAYPNLNFFLFGPRNGGGQRGTSEQFAAAFAVLGRLTGLPTRVVVGFESTGDGPVRAADAYAWPEVLFEGLGWVPFDPLPRPDQEPRPVEEDFRPQPEDPPPSEVPEPTLEPTAEPEPAAAPGPPVDGGSVPTPVLVGGGTGGVLLLVGALLLTLLLMRRSLTRARLERGDPGQRIAGAWREVTDALRLAGHPVGGDLAATEVAARAHRALAAAHRAGLPASGTADPGADGSRSGMADLGVDGPPAAPGHALAGPVGAPGHDLAGPVGVAVDELADLLNQVAFAPGTASGEQAARAATVATAYVDALRAARPWWRRLLWSVHPGPLRHRSQPR, from the coding sequence GTGGGACGGGGTGCGCCGGTGGTGACCCTGACCGGACCCCCGGCGGCCGACGCGACCACCGACGCTCCCCGGGAGCCCGGCGGTCCGGACCGGCCGGTCACCACCCGCCTCGGCCGGTTCCTGCGCGCCGTGCCGGTGCCGCTGGCCCTGGTCGCGATGATCGGGTTGGCCGGCGTGGTGCTCGGCCGGGTCTACGCCGGCGGAGTGCTGACCGCGCTGGTTCTCGGCGCCGCCGTCGGTTCGGTGCTGGTCAGCGTGGCCGCCCGGCGGCTGCCGTCCTGGCTGGTAGCACCGATCTCGGTGCTGGCCATGGCCGGCTGGACGGCCTGGTCCCTGCGGCACACCGCGACCCGGGCCGAGCTGCCCGGCGGGTTCGCCGAGGTGGCGGCCGACGCCGCCCGCAACGGCATCCCCCGGCTGCTGACCGCGATGATCCCGGTCGAGCCGACCCCGGACACCGTGCTGGTGCCGCTGGTCGCGGCCTGGCTGGCCGGCCTCGCCGGCGCGGAGGTGGCGCTACGGGCGGGCAGGGTGCTGCTCGGCTACCTGCCACCGCTGCTGCTCTACGCGGGCGCGCTCTACGTGGTCGGACCGAACGCCGACCCGGCGATCCGGCCGACGCTGGCCCTGGTCGCCGTGGCGGTGCTCGGCCTCGCTGTCTCGGCGCAACCCAGTACGGCCGGCGGGGATCCGGCGGCCGGGCTCGCCCCGGCCGTCCGCACCGCCGTGCGGGCCCGGCTGGCCGCCGCCTCCGCCGCCGGGGTCGCCGTCGTGGTGGCGCTGGCCGCGCTGCTCGGGCCGCTGGTCGCCGCCCGGGTCCAGGACCGGCCGGTGGACCCGCGCCGGTACGTGGAACCGCCGCAGGTGGAGACGCTCGACGAGAACCCGCTGATCCGCATCTCCGGCTGGGCGTTGAACCCGGAGCAGAAGCTGCTCGACGTCCGCACCGAGCGACCCGCCGGCCCGACCGCGGCTCCCCCGCCGACCGGCGATGCCGCCGGGGACGGGGAGCCGGCCGAGGAGCTTGCGCTGCGGATCCGGCTGGCCGTGCTCAGCGACTACGACGGGGTGACCTGGCGGGTCGGCGCGACCTACCGCAACGCCGGCCGGATCCTGCCGGCGGCGGCACCGGCCCAGGACAGCACCGTCGAGACGGTACGGCAGGAGATCACCGTCGCCGACCTGACCGGGCGGCTGCTGCCCGCCGTCGCCACCCCCCGCGAGGTCACCGGCGCCCGGGTGGCGTACGACCCGGCGACCGGGACGCTGATCCGACCGGAGGGGCTCAGCCCGGGGCTGCGCTACACGGTGACCTCGGAACGGGAACGGCCAGACGTGAACCTGCTGGCCACCGCGAACGTGCCGGCCGGCGATCAGGTGGCCCGGGTGCTGCGGGTCGCCGACGGCGTGCCCGAGCCGCTGCGCCGGCTCGCCACGCAGTTGGCCGAGGAGAACGGGGCGCCGTACGCCCGGGCCCTCGCCGTGGAGCAGTTCCTCGCCGAGCACTACCGGCTGGTGGCCGACGCACCCAGCGGGCACGCCTACCCGAACCTGAACTTCTTCCTCTTCGGCCCCCGCAACGGCGGCGGGCAACGCGGCACGTCCGAGCAGTTCGCCGCCGCCTTCGCGGTGCTGGGCCGGCTGACCGGGCTGCCCACCCGGGTGGTGGTCGGCTTCGAGTCCACCGGCGACGGACCGGTCCGGGCCGCCGACGCGTACGCCTGGCCGGAGGTGCTCTTCGAAGGACTCGGGTGGGTGCCGTTCGACCCGCTGCCCCGCCCCGACCAGGAACCCCGACCGGTCGAGGAGGACTTCCGCCCCCAGCCGGAGGACCCGCCGCCGTCGGAGGTGCCCGAGCCGACCCTGGAGCCGACCGCCGAACCGGAACCGGCAGCCGCACCGGGGCCGCCGGTGGACGGCGGGAGCGTACCGACGCCGGTGCTGGTCGGCGGCGGAACCGGCGGTGTGCTGCTGCTGGTCGGGGCGCTGCTGCTCACCCTGCTGCTGATGCGCCGGTCGCTGACCCGGGCCCGGCTCGAACGGGGCGACCCCGGCCAGCGCATCGCCGGCGCCTGGCGGGAGGTGACCGACGCGCTGCGCCTCGCCGGGCACCCGGTCGGCGGGGACCTCGCCGCCACCGAGGTCGCCGCCCGCGCCCACCGCGCCCTCGCCGCCGCCCACCGCGCGGGACTCCCCGCGTCGGGCACGGCGGACCCTGGCGCGGACGGGTCGCGGTCCGGCATGGCGGACCTCGGCGTGGACGGCCCACCCGCCGCGCCAGGCCACGCCTTGGCCGGGCCGGTCGGCGCGCCGGGCCACGACTTGGCCGGGCCGGTCGGCGTGGCGGTGGACGAACTCGCCGACCTGCTCAATCAGGTCGCCTTCGCGCCCGGCACCGCCAGCGGCGAGCAGGCCGCCCGCGCCGCCACGGTCGCCACCGCCTACGTGGACGCGTTACGCGCCGCCCGCCCCTGGTGGCGGCGGCTGCTCTGGTCCGTGCACCCCGGTCCGCTCCGCCACCGGTCGCAGCCCCGGTGA
- a CDS encoding DUF58 domain-containing protein — MGITARGVGLLVAAVVLLGVGFRFAYPELTLLGAAAGAAVGYAVLTAAWRPRLEVARSADPDRVARGEPASMTVTVRNSGRLRAASLVAEDRCGDRAVPVPVLRLRPGRDTTVRYDVPTRRRGVVPVGPLRVTRRDPLGLVSVARAYGGTVPVWVHPRIHPLRAVPTGAGRSLDGRVDAVPHGSITFDSLREYVVGDELRRVHWRTSARVGELMVRENVDTSLPRIVVLLDNRAAAYPDRVDGVAESFESGCEAAASIVTAAFREDLPVVLLFVAPDPETAAPGAAVPDATASSAIAPGAAGGGGLTGGGPLDRLAAAQLSTADDALRAAANRLRQDRLGDTLVFLTGPGSRGDLGHVGALRGAYPSVVVGVFGGPEPTPAGAAGMVVVDAADGAAFAAEWDGVRRW, encoded by the coding sequence GTGGGGATCACCGCCCGCGGGGTCGGGCTGCTCGTCGCCGCCGTGGTGCTGCTCGGGGTGGGGTTCCGTTTCGCGTACCCGGAGTTGACGTTGCTGGGCGCGGCGGCCGGCGCCGCGGTCGGCTACGCCGTGCTGACCGCGGCCTGGCGGCCCCGGCTGGAGGTGGCCCGCAGCGCCGACCCGGACCGGGTGGCCCGGGGTGAGCCGGCGAGCATGACGGTGACCGTGCGCAACAGCGGCCGGCTGCGGGCGGCGAGCCTGGTGGCCGAGGACCGGTGCGGGGACCGGGCGGTGCCGGTGCCGGTGCTGCGGTTGCGCCCCGGCCGGGACACCACCGTCCGCTACGACGTGCCGACCCGGCGCCGTGGGGTGGTGCCGGTCGGCCCGCTGCGGGTGACCCGGCGTGACCCGCTCGGGCTGGTGTCGGTGGCCCGCGCGTACGGCGGCACCGTCCCGGTCTGGGTGCACCCGCGGATCCACCCGCTGCGCGCGGTGCCCACCGGCGCCGGGCGCAGCCTGGACGGCCGGGTGGACGCGGTGCCGCACGGCTCGATCACCTTCGACTCGCTGCGCGAGTACGTGGTCGGCGACGAGTTGCGCCGGGTGCACTGGCGCACCAGCGCCCGGGTGGGTGAGCTGATGGTGCGGGAGAACGTGGACACCAGCCTGCCCCGGATCGTGGTGCTGCTGGACAACCGGGCCGCCGCCTATCCCGACCGGGTGGACGGGGTGGCCGAGAGCTTCGAGTCGGGCTGCGAGGCGGCGGCGTCGATCGTGACCGCCGCGTTCCGGGAGGACCTGCCGGTGGTGCTGCTCTTCGTCGCCCCCGACCCGGAGACCGCCGCACCGGGCGCCGCCGTACCGGACGCCACCGCATCGAGCGCCATCGCACCGGGCGCCGCCGGCGGCGGCGGGCTCACCGGCGGCGGGCCGTTGGACCGGCTCGCCGCGGCGCAGCTTTCCACCGCCGACGACGCGCTGCGCGCCGCCGCCAACCGGCTGCGGCAGGACCGGCTCGGCGACACGCTGGTCTTCCTCACCGGCCCGGGCAGCCGGGGCGACCTGGGGCACGTCGGCGCGCTGCGCGGCGCGTACCCCTCGGTGGTGGTCGGGGTGTTCGGCGGGCCGGAGCCCACCCCGGCGGGCGCGGCGGGCATGGTCGTGGTGGACGCGGCCGACGGGGCCGCGTTCGCCGCCGAGTGGGACGGGGTGCGCCGGTGGTGA
- a CDS encoding AAA family ATPase, with protein sequence MNTHEPLTQPEVQGFAALAARLAENVNAVVLGKPQVVRLALTALFAQGHVLLEDVPGVGKTTLARAIAATVKGQWRRIQFTPDLLPSDVSGVTIFNQATRGFEFHPGPVFANIVIADEINRASPKTQSALLEVMEERTVTVDGVRHPVPQPFLVVATQNPVEMDGTYRLPEAQLDRFLVKLSVGYPDEAVEVEVLRGATVRSPEALTAVTDTATVGEMVKMARRVHIAEPLYAYAVRLAAATRNHPQVRVGVSPRGVIALTRAACAYALIDGRGWIMPEDLKALAEPVFAHRLLLTPDAQVRGVTAAEVLRQAVASVPVPLPSGQPAPVQG encoded by the coding sequence GTGAACACCCACGAGCCGCTCACCCAGCCGGAGGTGCAGGGCTTCGCCGCCCTCGCCGCCCGGCTGGCCGAGAACGTCAACGCGGTCGTGCTGGGCAAGCCGCAGGTGGTCCGGCTGGCGCTGACCGCCCTCTTCGCCCAGGGGCACGTGCTGCTGGAGGACGTGCCCGGCGTCGGCAAGACCACGCTGGCCCGGGCCATCGCCGCGACGGTGAAGGGGCAGTGGCGGCGGATCCAGTTCACCCCGGACCTGCTCCCCTCGGACGTGTCCGGGGTGACCATCTTCAACCAGGCCACCCGGGGCTTCGAGTTCCACCCGGGGCCGGTGTTCGCCAACATCGTCATCGCCGACGAGATCAACCGAGCGTCGCCGAAGACCCAGTCGGCGCTGCTGGAGGTGATGGAGGAACGCACCGTCACCGTGGACGGCGTCCGGCACCCGGTGCCGCAGCCGTTCCTGGTGGTCGCCACCCAGAACCCGGTCGAGATGGACGGCACCTACCGGCTGCCGGAGGCGCAGCTGGACCGCTTCCTGGTGAAGCTCTCCGTCGGCTACCCGGACGAGGCGGTCGAGGTGGAGGTGCTGCGCGGCGCCACGGTCCGCTCCCCCGAGGCGCTCACCGCGGTCACCGACACCGCCACCGTCGGCGAGATGGTGAAGATGGCCCGCCGGGTGCACATCGCCGAGCCCCTTTACGCGTACGCGGTCCGGCTGGCCGCCGCGACCCGCAACCACCCGCAGGTGCGGGTCGGGGTCAGCCCCCGGGGTGTGATCGCGCTGACCCGGGCGGCGTGCGCGTACGCGCTGATCGACGGGCGCGGCTGGATCATGCCGGAGGACCTGAAGGCGCTGGCCGAGCCGGTCTTCGCGCACCGGCTGCTGCTCACCCCGGACGCTCAGGTACGCGGGGTGACCGCCGCCGAGGTGCTGCGCCAGGCGGTCGCCTCGGTGCCGGTGCCGCTGCCGTCCGGGCAGCCGGCCCCGGTGCAGGGCTGA